One Mauremys reevesii isolate NIE-2019 linkage group 5, ASM1616193v1, whole genome shotgun sequence genomic window carries:
- the LOC120405992 gene encoding adhesion G protein-coupled receptor E3-like: MLMSMCGDGNATLSLENVTLHFNALLNSISLWDGGDKWEVGSAVTVLLQSVERAALATALRSPESTTQNVTTESLAVETRLVTGDCSQHSEVFTLSAHNETMDVRCDTVTQAATQGIISSASWCGAAAFISYSTLDSIISAKRLSDGNLPAGGKLEKSHLNSRVVSGAIGDGRPINLSRPANFTLRHRQAKKEEEEALCVYWKVVAKNGSWSPDGCTTVHTNCTHTTCSCDHLSSFAVLMAPTTVTESYPLTIITYVGLTLSLLCLFIAILTFLLCRSIRNVSTSLHLQLCLCLFLADLLFLTVVIHTGSTVACAVIAGLLHYLFLACFSWMFLEGLHLFLTVRNLQVVNYTSASRFKKRFMYPFGYGFPALVVAISAAVNPGGYGTFEHCWLSLERGFRWSFLGPVCAIILINITFFVLTLWILRNKLSSLNADVSTVKDHRLLTFKAIAQLFLLGCSWSLGLLQVGPAATVMAYLFTIVNSLQGAFIFLVHCLLNRQVREEYRRWIKGFRTFSTKSQTYDLSMSAVPTTNTKTD, from the exons ATGTTGATGTCCATGTGCGGAGATGGGAATGCGACGTTATCACTGGAG AACGTGACTCTCCATTTCAACGCCCTCCTGAACAGCATCTCCCTCTGGGACGGTGGAGACAAGTGGGAGGTGGGGTCGGCCGTGACGGTCCTGCTGCAGAGCGTGGAACGGGCCGCGCTGGCCACTGCGCTCCGGTCTCCGGAGAGTACAACACAGAATGTGACGACAgagtctctgg CTGTTGAGACGCGGCTCGTCACAGGGGACTGCAGCCAGCACAGCGAGGTCTTCACACTGAGCGCTCACAATGAGACGATGGACGTGCGCTGTGATACAGTCACTCAGGCAGCCACACAAG GGATCATCTCCTCTGCCAGCTGGTGTGGGGCTGCTGCTTTTATTTCCTACTCCACCCTGGACTCCATAATCAGTGCGAAACGTCTCAGCGATGGAAACCTACCGGCTGGTGGGAAGCTGGAGAAGAGTCACCTCAACTCCAGGGTGGTGAGTGGAGCCATCGGAGACGGGAGACCCATTAACCTCTCCAGACCCGCAAACTTCACCCTGCGCCACAGACAG GCcaaaaaagaggaggaagaggctcTCTGCGTCTACTGGAAAGTGGTGGCCAAGAACGGCAGCTGGTCTCCGGACGGCTGCACCACCGTGCACACGAACTGCACTCACACCACCTGCAGCTGTGACCATCTCTCCAGCTTCGCTGTCCTAATGGCTCCCACCACAGTGACG GAGAGCTACCCACTGACCATCATCACCTACGTGGGACtgaccctctccctgctgtgcctcTTCATTGCCATCCTCACCTTCCTCCTGTGCCGCTCCATCCGCAACGTCAGCAcctccctccacctgcagctctgcctctgcctcttcctggccgACTTGCTCTTCCTCACTGTGGTGATCCACACCGGCAGTACG gtgGCGTGTGCTGTCATTGCTGGCCTCCTACACTACCTCTTCCTGGCCTGCTTCAGCTGGATGTTCCTGGAGGGGCTGCACCTCTTCCTCACCGTCAGGAACCTGCAGGTCGTGAATTACACCAGCGCCAGCCGGTTCAAGAAGAGATTCATGTACCCGTTCGGctatggattcccagccctggTGGTGGCTATTTCTGCAGCGGTGAATCCTGGTGGCTACGGAACTTTCGAACA CTGCTGGCTCAGCCTGGAGAGGGGCTTTCGTTGGAGCTTCCTGGGTCCAGTCTGTGCCATAATCCTG ATAAATATAACGTTCTTTGTCCTGACCCTGTGGATCCTGAGAAACAAACTCTCCTCCCTCAATGCAGATGTGTCCACTGTCAAAGACCACAG GTTACTGACCTTTAAAGCCATCGCTCAGCTCTTCCTTCTGGGCTGCTCATGGAGCCTTGGTCTCCTCCAAGTCGGCCCAGCAGCCACAGTCATGGCGTATTTATTCACCATCGTCAACAGCCTGCAGGGAGCCTTCATCTTCCTGGTGCACTGTCTCCTCAATCGCCAG GTGAGAGAGGAGTACAGGAGATGGATCAAGGGATTCCGAACATTCAGCACGAAATCTCAGACATACGATCTGTCCATGTCTGCTGTCCCCACCACCAACACCAAGACG GACTAA